Proteins encoded by one window of Tunturibacter psychrotolerans:
- the thiE gene encoding thiamine phosphate synthase produces the protein MSQTSRSLPDFYAIIDAGVLAKGGVDLGDFARAVRDAGVQLVQYRDKEAAPQAILRHAEIIRDIFAGSGSLLIMNDRADLAVLAGWDGIHVGQSDLSPEDARKVVGPTSWVGVSTHTEEQVRLAESSGADYVAVGPVFATGTKRDAEPVIGLTGVTRARTLTTKPLVAIGGVTRENARSVIEAGADSVAVISALIDEGESVEKVARDFLDVLR, from the coding sequence ATGAGCCAAACGTCGCGTTCTCTTCCCGATTTCTACGCCATCATCGACGCAGGTGTGTTGGCGAAAGGAGGCGTCGACCTGGGTGATTTTGCCAGGGCAGTCCGTGATGCGGGAGTTCAGTTGGTGCAATATCGTGACAAAGAGGCGGCTCCGCAGGCGATTCTCCGCCATGCGGAGATCATTCGTGACATCTTTGCGGGGAGTGGATCCTTATTGATCATGAATGACCGCGCAGACCTTGCGGTGCTTGCTGGGTGGGACGGAATTCATGTGGGGCAGAGCGATCTGTCTCCGGAGGATGCGCGCAAGGTTGTGGGACCGACGAGTTGGGTTGGGGTGTCGACCCATACTGAAGAGCAGGTTCGACTGGCAGAGTCGAGTGGTGCGGATTATGTTGCTGTTGGACCGGTGTTCGCCACCGGGACGAAGCGCGATGCGGAGCCGGTGATTGGCTTGACAGGTGTGACGAGGGCGAGGACGCTCACGACAAAGCCGCTGGTTGCGATTGGCGGGGTTACAAGGGAAAACGCGCGAAGTGTGATCGAAGCGGGAGCGGATTCGGTTGCAGTGATCAGTGCTTTGATTGATGAGGGGGAATCAGTTGAAAAAGTGGCGAGAGACTTTCTCGATGTTTTACGGTAG
- a CDS encoding TetR/AcrR family transcriptional regulator, with translation MRPGLKRLAKKTRPDSIKAEAPATGPGSEKYQRILDAAVEVIAEHGYFSSPVSAIAKRAGVADGTIYLYFKSKDDVLRTAIDSTFDKFHRQVEDEFKTLKDPREQLEYIAQVHLESHAVNRSMAVLMQTEVRQSAKFIAEFSHHHLVKYIQVVREVVRRGQQEGIFRRDVSDGVVAHCMFGAIDELLSSAVFTGRVYDSKATAAQVMDVLLSGIQAR, from the coding sequence TTGAGGCCTGGACTGAAACGATTAGCGAAGAAGACGAGGCCTGATTCCATCAAGGCAGAGGCACCCGCAACGGGGCCGGGAAGCGAAAAATATCAGCGCATTCTGGATGCAGCGGTGGAGGTCATCGCGGAGCATGGTTATTTCAGCTCTCCGGTGAGTGCGATTGCGAAGCGGGCCGGGGTGGCGGACGGAACGATCTATCTCTACTTCAAGAGTAAAGATGATGTGCTGCGGACCGCGATCGATTCGACCTTCGATAAGTTTCATCGGCAGGTGGAGGACGAGTTCAAGACTCTGAAAGATCCGCGTGAGCAGTTGGAATATATCGCGCAGGTTCATTTGGAGAGCCATGCCGTGAATCGCAGCATGGCGGTGTTGATGCAGACCGAGGTGCGGCAAAGTGCGAAGTTCATCGCGGAGTTTTCACATCATCATCTGGTGAAGTACATCCAGGTGGTGCGCGAGGTGGTGCGGAGGGGGCAGCAGGAGGGGATCTTCCGGCGCGATGTCTCCGATGGTGTGGTGGCGCACTGCATGTTTGGGGCAATTGACGAGTTGCTGAGCTCAGCGGTGTTTACGGGGCGGGTTTATGATTCGAAGGCTACGGCCGCCCAGGTGATGGATGTGCTGCTGAGTGGGATTCAGGCGAGATGA
- the accC gene encoding acetyl-CoA carboxylase biotin carboxylase subunit: MFRKVLIANRGEIALRVISACKEMGIRTVAVYSEADRNSLHVRFADEAICIGPPRSADSYLNVPAVISAAEIADVDAIHPGYGLLSENANFAEVCRASNIKFIGPPPEVTRMMGEKSTARQTMKKAKVPILPGSDGIIADENEALEWAKDVGYPVILKAVAGGGGRGMRICRNKEELPGMYQQASTEAANAFGNGDMYMEKFIERPRHIEFQVLADEHGNVMSLGERECSIQRRHQKLIEEAPSLMVTPKLREELGKTIKRALENIGYWNAGTIEFLMDEDGKIYFIEMNTRIQVEHCVTEMVTGIDLVKAQLRIAAGEKLTSIITRPVEIRGHAIECRINAEHPEKFTPSAGKITAFNLPGGNGVRVDTAQYAEGFVPPYYDSLIAKLICHGSDREEAMNKMQRALSQFVVQGIHTTIPLHEKIFADKEFRTGQFDTKFMERFFERQKES; the protein is encoded by the coding sequence ATGTTTCGTAAGGTATTGATTGCCAATCGTGGGGAGATTGCATTGCGCGTAATCAGCGCTTGCAAAGAGATGGGTATCCGCACGGTTGCGGTGTATAGCGAGGCGGATCGCAATTCGCTGCATGTGCGGTTTGCTGACGAGGCGATCTGCATTGGACCTCCGCGCTCTGCAGATAGTTATCTCAACGTGCCGGCGGTGATCTCGGCTGCTGAGATTGCGGACGTTGATGCGATCCATCCTGGGTATGGGCTGTTGAGCGAGAATGCGAACTTCGCTGAAGTCTGCCGGGCTTCAAATATCAAGTTTATTGGCCCCCCGCCAGAAGTGACCCGGATGATGGGGGAGAAGTCCACGGCGCGGCAGACGATGAAGAAGGCTAAGGTGCCGATTCTACCGGGGTCGGATGGGATTATCGCGGACGAGAATGAGGCGCTGGAGTGGGCTAAAGACGTTGGGTATCCAGTAATTTTGAAGGCTGTTGCAGGCGGCGGCGGTCGTGGGATGCGTATCTGTCGGAATAAAGAAGAACTGCCGGGGATGTACCAGCAGGCTTCGACCGAAGCGGCGAATGCGTTCGGCAACGGCGATATGTACATGGAGAAGTTCATCGAGCGGCCCCGGCATATCGAGTTCCAGGTGCTGGCGGATGAACATGGCAATGTGATGAGCCTCGGCGAGCGGGAGTGTTCGATCCAAAGACGCCATCAGAAGCTGATTGAAGAAGCTCCGAGCCTGATGGTGACTCCGAAGTTGCGGGAAGAGTTAGGTAAGACGATCAAGCGGGCTCTGGAGAATATCGGGTATTGGAACGCTGGGACGATTGAATTTTTGATGGATGAAGATGGCAAGATTTACTTCATCGAGATGAATACTCGGATTCAGGTGGAGCATTGTGTCACCGAGATGGTTACAGGAATTGATCTGGTCAAAGCGCAGTTGCGGATCGCGGCGGGAGAAAAGCTGACCTCGATCATCACGAGACCGGTGGAGATTCGTGGTCACGCAATCGAGTGCCGGATCAATGCGGAGCATCCGGAAAAGTTCACGCCGAGCGCGGGGAAGATTACAGCGTTCAATTTGCCGGGAGGTAATGGGGTTCGGGTGGATACGGCGCAGTATGCTGAGGGATTTGTGCCGCCATACTACGACTCTTTGATTGCGAAGCTGATCTGCCACGGCTCGGATCGTGAGGAAGCGATGAATAAGATGCAGCGTGCGCTTTCTCAGTTTGTGGTCCAGGGGATTCATACTACGATTCCGCTGCACGAGAAGATCTTTGCCGATAAAGAATTTCGAACGGGACAGTTCGATACGAAGTTTATGGAGCGGTTCTTCGAACGGCAGAAGGAAAGCTAG
- a CDS encoding MBL fold metallo-hydrolase translates to MGTLVSSDRTMLRRASKVGRKFSNPVPTAIGGLGTIFKLLPHYLTNKAETAPVKALGPFRTDVSIYAKAPESGLRVTWMGHSSLLVEIDGVRLLMDPVWDERASPMRWAGPKRFFAPTMRLEELPSVDVVLVSHDHFDHLGEATVRGLAGLESMRRAKWVTSLGVGEELRRFGVDAMRISEMDWTESLVVGGVEITAVPTRHFSGRSLFNRFETLWSAFVLKGPKHTVYFGADSGWWEGFAEIGAAYGPFDLTMLEIGAFDVMWDGIHLGPDGAARAFEALGGKGLMMPIHWGLFDLALHAWRQPITRIVELADERGIKLWAPEPGRPTEVVSGVELRSDWWR, encoded by the coding sequence TTGGGGACTTTAGTATCGAGCGATAGGACGATGTTGCGGCGGGCGAGTAAGGTGGGGCGGAAGTTTTCGAATCCGGTCCCTACGGCGATCGGTGGGTTGGGTACGATCTTCAAGCTACTGCCGCATTATTTGACGAACAAGGCGGAGACCGCTCCGGTAAAGGCGCTCGGGCCATTCAGGACGGATGTTTCGATTTATGCAAAGGCTCCGGAGAGTGGGCTGCGGGTGACGTGGATGGGACACTCGTCGCTGTTGGTGGAGATCGACGGGGTGCGGCTGCTGATGGATCCGGTGTGGGACGAACGCGCTTCACCGATGCGATGGGCAGGGCCGAAACGGTTTTTTGCTCCGACGATGCGTTTGGAGGAACTGCCGTCTGTGGACGTGGTGCTGGTGTCTCACGACCACTTTGATCATTTGGGAGAGGCTACGGTTCGAGGGCTTGCAGGGCTCGAGTCGATGCGCAGGGCGAAGTGGGTCACCTCGCTGGGAGTGGGTGAGGAGTTGCGACGGTTCGGCGTCGATGCCATGAGGATCTCGGAGATGGATTGGACCGAGAGCCTGGTTGTGGGCGGTGTGGAGATAACGGCGGTTCCGACACGACATTTTTCGGGGAGAAGTTTGTTCAATCGATTCGAGACATTGTGGTCGGCGTTTGTGTTGAAAGGGCCAAAGCATACGGTTTACTTTGGTGCGGACTCGGGATGGTGGGAGGGATTCGCTGAAATTGGCGCGGCGTATGGGCCGTTTGACCTCACGATGCTGGAGATCGGAGCGTTCGATGTGATGTGGGATGGGATTCACCTTGGACCGGATGGCGCCGCGCGCGCGTTCGAGGCACTGGGCGGTAAGGGTCTGATGATGCCGATTCACTGGGGGCTGTTTGATCTGGCGCTGCATGCATGGCGACAGCCGATTACACGGATCGTAGAATTGGCCGACGAAAGAGGGATTAAGCTGTGGGCTCCGGAGCCGGGACGACCGACTGAGGTAGTGAGTGGGGTTGAGTTGCGGTCGGATTGGTGGCGATGA
- a CDS encoding 6-phosphofructokinase, producing MRIGMLTGGGDCPGLNAVIRAAVRKGILHHGDEFVGFMEGWRGVLDDVTMPLTLETTSGILHRGGTILRSSRTNVKKIPGGFEKCVEVLGKHKLDALIALGGDDTQSISLALSEKGVKCVGVPKTIDNDLNGTDACFGFDTAVTIATEAVDRLHSTAEAHNRVIVCEVMGRDAGWIAITAGIAGGADVILVPEVPIDIEEVCRLVKYRREHGKKFSIVVAAEGAQFPESGQATHGTAVDSFGHARLSGIGQALAEEIEKRTGYETRSVNLGHTQRGGTPSAYDRMLATRYGVAAIDLVHAGKFGRLVVLKGTAITDIPLADAIAKTRTVGEDLLAVVKGLQPLASS from the coding sequence ATGAGGATTGGAATGTTGACCGGTGGTGGGGATTGTCCTGGGTTGAATGCGGTGATTCGGGCTGCGGTGCGCAAGGGGATCTTGCATCATGGGGATGAGTTTGTCGGATTTATGGAGGGGTGGCGTGGTGTGCTGGATGACGTAACGATGCCGCTCACACTTGAGACAACGTCGGGCATTCTGCATCGGGGTGGGACGATTCTGCGGTCTTCGCGAACGAATGTGAAGAAGATTCCTGGTGGATTTGAGAAGTGCGTCGAGGTTCTTGGAAAGCACAAGCTGGATGCGCTGATTGCTCTGGGTGGAGACGATACGCAGTCGATCAGCCTGGCGCTGAGCGAGAAAGGTGTTAAGTGCGTTGGCGTGCCGAAGACAATCGATAACGATCTGAATGGTACGGATGCCTGTTTCGGGTTCGATACGGCGGTGACAATTGCGACTGAGGCAGTCGATCGGTTGCACTCGACCGCCGAGGCGCATAACCGGGTGATCGTGTGTGAAGTGATGGGCCGCGATGCGGGATGGATTGCTATCACGGCGGGCATCGCTGGGGGGGCGGATGTGATTCTCGTGCCGGAGGTGCCGATCGATATCGAAGAGGTTTGCCGGTTGGTGAAGTATCGGCGCGAGCACGGCAAGAAATTTTCGATTGTGGTTGCGGCTGAGGGGGCGCAGTTTCCGGAGTCGGGACAGGCGACGCACGGAACGGCTGTCGACTCGTTTGGCCATGCACGGCTGAGCGGGATTGGCCAGGCGCTGGCGGAGGAGATTGAGAAGCGGACCGGGTATGAAACCAGGAGTGTGAATCTTGGGCATACGCAGCGGGGCGGGACGCCTTCGGCCTATGACCGGATGCTGGCTACTCGGTACGGGGTGGCGGCGATCGATCTTGTGCATGCGGGGAAGTTTGGCCGGCTGGTGGTGCTGAAGGGAACCGCGATCACGGATATTCCGCTGGCGGATGCAATCGCCAAGACCAGAACGGTCGGGGAGGACTTACTGGCGGTAGTGAAGGGGTTACAGCCGTTAGCTTCCAGTTAA
- a CDS encoding HAD family acid phosphatase — protein MRMRRLHRRYDLGLLRAAVLRTWGVAALACGVCLAQVGPPVCAVPAGKQVASLRPQVEPRPTVAATVATAEIAAADPTMIVAAEPMENFGVARYRLKDYADCVGTGGCYWADVDAQAKRAGAELMRLIAARKAGEKLALVLDIDETSLTNYCEMRREDYGFISVPFNEWAVSSEADMALPGTLRLFNEARAEGLEVFFITGRPGEQRAATAKNLEAAGYKGWKGLALREGPEMTMATVAYKSEERKKIVDAGYRIVMNVGDQWSDLNGEPKAEISVKLPNPFYYLP, from the coding sequence ATGCGGATGAGGCGACTGCATCGAAGGTATGATCTGGGTTTATTGAGAGCGGCGGTTTTGCGGACGTGGGGTGTGGCGGCGCTGGCGTGTGGAGTTTGTCTGGCGCAAGTGGGGCCGCCGGTGTGCGCGGTGCCGGCGGGAAAACAAGTTGCGAGTCTGCGACCGCAGGTTGAGCCACGTCCTACTGTGGCAGCAACGGTGGCTACGGCGGAGATTGCTGCTGCGGATCCGACGATGATAGTGGCGGCGGAGCCGATGGAGAACTTTGGTGTCGCACGGTATCGGCTGAAGGACTACGCCGACTGTGTGGGGACCGGTGGGTGCTACTGGGCAGATGTGGATGCGCAGGCGAAGAGAGCTGGGGCGGAGTTAATGAGGCTGATTGCCGCTCGAAAGGCGGGAGAGAAGCTTGCGCTGGTGCTGGATATTGATGAGACGTCGCTGACGAACTATTGCGAGATGAGGCGTGAGGACTATGGGTTTATCTCGGTGCCATTCAACGAGTGGGCAGTGTCGTCAGAGGCGGATATGGCATTGCCGGGTACGCTACGGCTGTTCAATGAGGCTCGGGCGGAGGGATTAGAGGTTTTCTTTATTACAGGTCGGCCTGGAGAGCAAAGAGCGGCTACGGCGAAGAATCTGGAGGCCGCAGGGTATAAGGGGTGGAAGGGTCTCGCTCTGCGAGAGGGGCCAGAGATGACGATGGCGACGGTCGCCTACAAGAGTGAGGAGCGGAAGAAGATTGTGGATGCCGGGTATCGGATCGTGATGAACGTTGGGGATCAATGGAGTGACTTGAATGGTGAGCCCAAGGCGGAGATTAGCGTTAAACTGCCGAATCCCTTTTATTATTTGCCTTGA
- a CDS encoding M24 family metallopeptidase: protein MNFSLRKKRASAAAKAAGVDGMLVTHLPDVRYLCGFTGSNAALVSVGGRATLFTDGRYTVQARAEAAGTKVVITKKPAVVAACEWLEAAGVKRCGFDATHTTVTALETMRKALSTKVRRGMFVALGPVVAGMREVKDADEINLIRTAALVGCDLFEGMLTYLEAGLTETEVAATLEYAARLAGAEGMSFDTIVASGERSALPHGRATRAKLPKQGFVTLDFGVILDGYCSDMTRTVHLGKAPPDERDVYDSVLEAQEAAVAAVAPGVTAGEVDEAARSVLRRVKLDKYFSHSTGHGVGLEIHEGPRLAAKQTQVLEQGMVITIEPGVYMPGRFGLRIEDMVLVTADGGEVLTPSVKAWVEL, encoded by the coding sequence ATGAATTTCAGCTTGAGGAAGAAAAGAGCCAGCGCTGCAGCGAAGGCAGCTGGCGTCGATGGGATGTTGGTCACGCATCTACCGGATGTTCGTTACCTTTGCGGCTTTACAGGCTCGAATGCGGCGCTGGTATCAGTGGGTGGGCGAGCGACACTGTTTACCGATGGGCGATACACAGTACAGGCGCGTGCAGAGGCGGCTGGAACTAAGGTTGTGATCACTAAGAAGCCAGCGGTGGTGGCGGCTTGTGAGTGGCTAGAGGCCGCAGGGGTGAAGCGTTGTGGATTTGATGCGACGCATACGACGGTGACGGCTCTCGAGACCATGCGGAAGGCATTGTCTACGAAGGTGCGGCGAGGGATGTTTGTGGCGTTAGGGCCGGTCGTGGCTGGGATGCGAGAGGTGAAAGACGCTGACGAGATAAATCTGATACGGACCGCTGCTTTGGTCGGGTGTGATTTGTTTGAAGGAATGCTGACGTACCTGGAGGCAGGACTGACTGAAACTGAGGTCGCGGCGACTCTGGAGTATGCGGCGAGGCTCGCGGGTGCCGAGGGAATGTCGTTCGATACGATCGTTGCCAGTGGAGAGCGATCTGCCCTGCCGCATGGGCGAGCCACGCGGGCGAAACTGCCAAAGCAAGGGTTCGTGACATTGGACTTCGGTGTTATTCTCGACGGATATTGCAGCGATATGACCCGTACTGTTCACTTGGGCAAGGCACCGCCGGATGAACGAGACGTGTATGATTCTGTGCTGGAAGCGCAGGAGGCTGCAGTCGCCGCTGTGGCGCCGGGAGTGACCGCCGGAGAGGTGGATGAGGCGGCGCGGAGCGTTTTGCGGAGGGTGAAGCTGGATAAGTACTTCAGCCATTCTACCGGGCACGGTGTTGGGTTGGAGATTCACGAAGGACCGAGGCTTGCAGCGAAGCAAACGCAGGTGTTAGAGCAGGGAATGGTGATTACAATCGAACCTGGCGTTTATATGCCGGGACGGTTTGGGTTGCGCATTGAAGATATGGTTTTGGTGACGGCCGATGGCGGTGAGGTCTTGACGCCGAGCGTGAAGGCCTGGGTTGAGCTGTAA
- a CDS encoding helix-turn-helix domain-containing protein gives MAVSVQATVREVMDIRQASEYLGISGDTLYRYASEGFIPAFKLGNRWRFKKTLLDAWMDEKSGVKPPAPIAVMPKQRKPVARAR, from the coding sequence ATGGCTGTGTCAGTACAGGCAACGGTGCGTGAGGTAATGGACATCAGGCAGGCGTCGGAGTATCTGGGCATCAGTGGGGACACGTTGTACCGATATGCTTCCGAGGGGTTTATTCCGGCGTTCAAGTTGGGGAACCGGTGGCGGTTTAAGAAGACGCTGCTGGATGCCTGGATGGATGAGAAATCGGGCGTAAAGCCGCCTGCGCCGATTGCAGTAATGCCTAAACAGAGAAAACCGGTTGCACGGGCGCGGTAA
- the accB gene encoding acetyl-CoA carboxylase biotin carboxyl carrier protein: MDGNKLNELRELVEFLKANEIAEFDMEQDDLKVRIKFAGEPAAPPAGGFDMAQLSRLMASAPAVAPAPVAAAAPAALTGAPLVAEAEEKLHEVKSPIVGTFYESPSPGAPAFVKVGDQVEVGQVLCIVEAMKLMNEIESDVAGEVVKRIASSGQPVEYGQPLFAIKAR; the protein is encoded by the coding sequence ATGGACGGAAATAAGTTGAATGAGCTGCGCGAACTGGTTGAGTTTCTGAAGGCGAATGAGATCGCCGAGTTCGATATGGAGCAGGACGACCTGAAGGTGCGGATCAAATTTGCGGGTGAGCCTGCGGCTCCTCCCGCTGGCGGATTCGATATGGCGCAGTTGAGCCGGTTGATGGCCTCGGCGCCTGCAGTTGCTCCGGCGCCAGTTGCTGCGGCTGCTCCCGCGGCGCTGACAGGCGCTCCCCTTGTTGCAGAAGCGGAAGAGAAGTTGCATGAGGTGAAATCGCCTATTGTCGGAACATTCTATGAGTCACCGTCTCCCGGCGCGCCTGCGTTTGTGAAAGTGGGCGATCAGGTTGAGGTCGGGCAGGTGCTCTGCATCGTCGAGGCCATGAAGCTGATGAATGAGATTGAATCCGATGTGGCCGGTGAAGTCGTGAAGCGGATCGCATCGAGTGGGCAGCCGGTGGAGTATGGTCAGCCACTTTTTGCCATCAAGGCGCGGTAA
- a CDS encoding metallophosphoesterase codes for MPGSQSVQPSRFTRRNFLIGTGTTAAALALYSGEIARHEVDIVHRPIAITNLPAAFNGYRIVQLSDIHLDEYTEPFFLERIISKVNTLNPDLVLLTGDFVTHGSITFIAGKHAAHRCAEIIATLTAPLRYGILGNHDVVVDAPMVIEALSSRGTPVLVNRYLPIERNGDRLWLCGVDDPGQSTPNLDLALPTKPDGPVILMAHEPDYADTVMAHPRGHLVDLMLSGHSHGGQIRLPFLGPLILPPLGEKYPEGHYRFNRMQLYVNRGIGTVGLPIRLNCPPEITVITLQSA; via the coding sequence ATGCCCGGCTCTCAATCCGTTCAGCCGTCGCGCTTTACTCGACGCAACTTTCTCATAGGCACCGGAACTACCGCCGCAGCTTTGGCCCTTTACTCTGGGGAGATCGCTCGCCACGAAGTGGACATCGTCCACCGGCCCATCGCCATCACGAATCTCCCCGCCGCCTTCAACGGCTACCGCATCGTTCAACTCAGTGACATCCATCTCGACGAATACACAGAGCCTTTCTTCCTCGAGCGGATCATCAGCAAGGTCAACACCCTGAATCCCGACCTCGTGCTCCTCACCGGCGATTTCGTCACTCACGGCTCTATCACCTTCATAGCCGGCAAACACGCTGCGCACCGATGCGCCGAGATTATCGCCACCCTCACCGCGCCTCTACGCTACGGCATCCTCGGCAATCATGACGTAGTCGTCGACGCTCCTATGGTCATCGAGGCGCTCTCCAGCCGTGGCACACCAGTTCTCGTCAACCGGTACCTTCCCATCGAGCGCAACGGGGATCGTCTCTGGCTCTGCGGCGTCGATGATCCCGGCCAGAGCACTCCCAACCTCGATCTCGCACTCCCCACGAAGCCAGACGGTCCAGTCATCCTCATGGCTCACGAGCCTGACTACGCCGACACCGTCATGGCCCACCCCCGCGGCCACCTCGTTGATCTCATGCTCTCAGGCCACTCCCACGGCGGCCAGATTCGTCTGCCCTTTCTCGGCCCGCTCATCCTACCGCCACTCGGGGAAAAATATCCTGAAGGGCACTATCGCTTCAATCGAATGCAGCTCTACGTCAACCGCGGTATCGGCACTGTGGGCCTTCCCATCCGCCTGAACTGTCCCCCTGAAATCACGGTCATCACCCTACAGTCGGCCTAG
- a CDS encoding AMP-dependent synthetase/ligase, translating to MFDFVTLSDVLERATGWGSRSVMMAQQADGTWTPISSDELYGRVRALADVFRGWGVGKGDRVAILSENRWEWAVTDFATLAIGGVDVPLYPTLTPEQIGYMLRDSGAKVAVLSSREQYDKLAAAGDVPDLEHVVVMDAGEFPNAETFGVLMEGSAAKQHKDAGFDGMLKTVKPEDLATIIYTSGTTGEPKGVMLTHGNLTSNVNFSTGKMGFSEKDSCISFLPLSHVTARHTDYALLCHGVKLAYCAKFDQLAGAMKVVRPTVFLAVPRVYEKIRQAVEAKSALSPAKLKILRWALGVGKKHRAEILVGKTPSSPGWKIANKLVYSKIREAFGGRAEVFISGGAPLGMDSAGWFADVGIRIFEGYGLTETSPVIAVNYPEAHRIGTVGKALGNVQCRFAEDGELEVKGPSIFVGYWKKEKETAETFTADGWFKTGDIGNIDKDGYLSITDRKKELLKTSGGKLIAPQPIENKLKANALVAHAALVGDKHKFACVLISPNFAALDGWAKGQGIAAGDRAALVKDAKVVKAYQEIVDKVNMGLANFESMKRMSIVPEEWSVEDGTLTPSLKLKRRVVERKYAKEIDEFYADEATASKV from the coding sequence ATGTTTGATTTTGTAACTTTGAGTGATGTTCTGGAACGGGCTACGGGGTGGGGCAGCAGATCAGTGATGATGGCGCAGCAGGCGGATGGCACGTGGACGCCTATTTCTTCTGATGAGCTTTATGGTCGGGTGCGTGCGCTGGCGGATGTGTTTCGCGGATGGGGAGTGGGGAAGGGCGATCGCGTGGCGATTCTTTCGGAAAACCGGTGGGAGTGGGCGGTGACGGACTTCGCGACTCTGGCGATTGGAGGCGTAGACGTGCCGCTTTATCCGACGCTGACGCCGGAACAGATTGGCTACATGTTACGGGACTCCGGCGCGAAGGTGGCGGTGCTGTCGTCGCGCGAGCAGTACGACAAGCTGGCGGCTGCGGGGGATGTGCCGGATCTGGAGCATGTGGTGGTGATGGATGCCGGGGAGTTTCCGAATGCAGAGACCTTCGGCGTGTTGATGGAAGGATCGGCGGCAAAGCAGCATAAGGATGCTGGATTTGATGGGATGCTCAAGACAGTCAAGCCGGAGGATCTGGCTACGATTATCTATACGTCGGGCACGACCGGAGAGCCGAAGGGCGTGATGTTGACGCATGGAAATCTGACGAGCAATGTGAACTTCTCGACGGGAAAGATGGGATTTTCGGAGAAGGACAGTTGCATCTCGTTTCTGCCGCTGTCGCACGTGACGGCTCGGCATACGGACTATGCGTTGCTGTGTCATGGAGTGAAGCTGGCTTATTGCGCGAAGTTTGATCAGTTGGCGGGCGCGATGAAGGTGGTGAGGCCGACGGTGTTTTTGGCGGTGCCTCGGGTCTATGAAAAGATTCGGCAGGCTGTGGAGGCGAAGTCGGCACTGTCGCCGGCAAAGCTGAAGATTCTGCGCTGGGCGCTTGGTGTCGGGAAGAAGCATCGGGCAGAGATACTGGTGGGCAAGACGCCGAGTTCGCCTGGTTGGAAGATTGCGAACAAGCTGGTGTATTCGAAGATTCGTGAGGCGTTTGGCGGACGCGCTGAGGTGTTTATCTCGGGGGGCGCGCCACTGGGGATGGATTCGGCTGGGTGGTTTGCGGATGTCGGGATTCGGATCTTTGAGGGGTATGGGTTGACGGAGACCTCGCCGGTGATTGCGGTGAACTACCCGGAGGCTCACCGGATTGGGACTGTCGGTAAGGCGCTTGGGAATGTGCAGTGCCGATTTGCAGAGGACGGGGAGCTTGAGGTGAAGGGTCCCTCGATCTTCGTCGGGTATTGGAAGAAAGAGAAGGAGACTGCTGAGACGTTTACTGCGGATGGGTGGTTCAAGACCGGGGATATTGGCAATATCGATAAGGACGGGTACCTGTCGATTACGGATCGGAAGAAGGAGCTGCTGAAGACGAGTGGAGGAAAGCTGATTGCTCCGCAGCCGATTGAGAATAAGTTGAAGGCGAATGCTTTGGTGGCGCACGCGGCGCTCGTAGGAGACAAGCATAAGTTTGCTTGTGTGCTGATTTCTCCGAACTTTGCGGCGCTTGATGGGTGGGCGAAGGGGCAGGGGATTGCCGCGGGCGACCGCGCTGCGCTGGTGAAAGATGCGAAGGTGGTGAAGGCTTATCAGGAGATCGTTGATAAGGTGAATATGGGTCTGGCGAACTTCGAGAGCATGAAGCGGATGAGCATCGTGCCGGAGGAGTGGAGCGTTGAGGATGGGACGCTGACGCCGAGTTTGAAGTTGAAGCGGCGTGTTGTGGAACGGAAGTACGCGAAGGAGATCGATGAATTCTATGCGGATGAGGCGACTGCATCGAAGGTATGA